The proteins below come from a single Rosa rugosa chromosome 2, drRosRugo1.1, whole genome shotgun sequence genomic window:
- the LOC133730640 gene encoding uncharacterized protein LOC133730640 — translation MPFSGAKIYKLDCVDITVLKNSVSCSKKASVSFEDSCSGIVDEDDYLTEAFRTEVQKSYLSNEWASYIQCGTEGCEWNVRGYVLPANGCFIIGELDNVHSCKGVLQKQKHELLGSKIVKTCIEEDISYNLSLKLREIISKFKSAYGFDISYKVDWKIKQKAREMIYCSEADSFNMLTWYREAVFETNLGSSFVLEVDPLSNRFQRLFLAYAGCIQGYEFCLPVLYVDGTFGKSVYKGQILCATGKNGNHGFFPLAMCVCDSETDANWSFFFKHLKSLLEPHGRVIMFISDRGVGLFSAFDKIFPGNPHLFCY, via the exons ATGCCGTTTAGCGGTGCCAAGATTTACAAGTTGGATTGTGTTGATATTACGGTGTTGAAGAATAGTGTAAGTTGCAGCAAAAAAGCTTCTGTTTCATTTGAAGATAGCTGCTCTGGTATtgtggatgaagatgattacCTCACTGAGGCATTTAGGACTGAAGTTCAAAAGTCTTACTTGTCAAATGAGTGGGCTAGTTACATTCAATGT GGAACCGAAGGATGTGAGTGGAATGTCCGTGGTTATGTATTGCCTGCAAATGGATGCTTTATTATTGGTGAGTTGGACAATGTCCACTCTTGCAAAGGTGTTCTTCAGAAGCAAAAACATGAGCTTTTGGGATCGAAAATTGTCAAGACATGTATTGAAGAGGACATTAGCTATAACTTGTCATTGAAGCTGAGGGAAATTATCAGCAAGTTCAAGTCAGCTTATGGGTTTGATATATCATACAAGGTTGATTGGAAAATAAAGCAGAAGGCTAGGGAAATGATTTATTGTTCTGAGGCTGATTCATTTAACATGCTAACTTGGTATAGGGAAGCTGTGTTTGAGACTAACCTGGgatcttcttttgttttggaaGTTGATCCATTGAGTAATCGATTTCAGAGGCTTTTCCTAGCTTATGCAGGCTGCATTCAAGGCTATGAATTCTGTCTTCCTGTGTTGTATGTCGATGGCACTTTTGGGAAGAGTGTCTACAAGGGGCAGATTCTTTGTGCAACCGGAAAGAATGGAAATCATG GTTTCTTTCCTCTTGCAATGTGTGTCTGTGATTCTGAGACGGATGCTAATTGGTCCTTTTTCTTCAAACACTTGAAGAGCTTGCTGGAACCTCATGGTAGAGTGATTATGTTTATTAGTGACCGAGGTGTTGGACTGTTTAGTGCTTTTGATAAGATATTTCCTGGTAATCCTCATCTTTTCTGTTACTGA
- the LOC133730641 gene encoding uncharacterized protein LOC133730641, which translates to MSKYNGKGSSVLKDDVKKKFFELAYSCTEKEYRFHLRELREVGGADIIDPFLADMPLENWCSAFFPGCRYGIMANSIAESFNAWFAVEREMPVYTMLDQTRIKVMQMMGERRDEAQVWTSQLTPVMEGRLKEGMEKACRFNVHYSDTNIYEVRSKYSYVVDLETPSCSCKKWQINCFPCYHGLAAIQAASMDVYAFIDKHFHVDYYKKCYDFPIYPISNVDMAFLESASNDSILPPNTKRPPGRHRLKRFKSRGECEKKLIRCGRCGKMG; encoded by the coding sequence ATGAGTAAATACAATGGTAAAGGATCTTCTGTTTTGAAAGATGATGTTAAAAAGAAGTTTTTTGAGTTAGCATATTCATGTACTGAAAAGGAATATCGTTTCCATTTAAGAGAGTTGAGAGAAGTTGGTGGCGCTGATATTATAGATCCATTTCTTGCTGATATGCCTCTTGAAAATTGGTGCAGCGCATTTTTCCCTGGATGCCGTTATGGAATTATGGCTAATAGTATAGCTGAATCTTTTAATGCTTGGTTTGCTGTTGAGCGTGAGATGCCAGTTTACACTATGCTTGATCAGACTCGGATTAAGGTGATGCAGATGATGGGTGAAAGGAGAGACGAGGCTCAGGTTTGGACATCACAACTTACTCCTGTTATGGAGGGTCGTTTGAAAGAAGGTATGGAGAAAGCTTGCCGTTTCAATGTGCATTACTCCGATACAAATATTTATGAGGTTAGATCAAAGTATTCTTATGTTGTGGACCTTGAAACTCCTTCATGCTCGTGTAAAAAATGGCAGATTAACTGCTTCCCTTGCTACCACGGTCTCGCTGCAATTCAAGCTGCCTCAATGGATGTTTATGCTTTTATTGATAAGCATTTTCATGTTGATTATTACAAGAAGTGCTATGATTTTCCAATTTATCCAATATCTAATGTTGACATGGCTTTTTTGGAATCTGCAAGCAATGACTCCATACTTCCTCCGAACACAAAGAGGCCACCTGGGAGGCATAGGCTCAAGAGGTTCAAGTCTAGAGGAGAGTGTGAAAAGAAGCTCATTCGTTGCGGCCGATGTGGCAAAATGGGCTAG
- the LOC133730642 gene encoding uncharacterized protein LOC133730642 has translation MNKFNLTERILLKQGLPFRGHDESENSNNRGNFIEILEWLCGYNEDIKAVTLKNAPENLKLTSPDIQKDIVSAISVEIVNTIASELGDSLFAILVDESRDMPSKEQMAIVLRYVDDGKVIEHFVGIEHVTNTNAITLKEAIDDFLSRHGLSISRLRCQGYDGASNMRGELNDLKTLILNENKCAFYVHCFAHQLQLALVAVAKNH, from the exons ATGAACAAGTTCAATCTCACAGAAAG AATTCTTTTGAAGCAAGGACTTCCATTTCGTGGGCAtgatgaatctgaaaattcaaaTAATCGAGGAAACTTTATTGAAATTTTGGAATGGTTATGTGGTTATAATGAAGATATAAAAGCTGTCACATTGAAAAATGCTCCTGAAAATTTGAAGTTAACATCACCTGATATTCAGAAGGACATTGTAAGTGCTATTTCAGTTGAAATTGTCAATACAATTGCTAGTGAACTTGGTGATTCTTTATTTGCCATTCTTGTTGATGAATCTCGAGATATGCCCTCAAAGGAGCAAATGGCCATTGTATTACGATATGTGGATGATGGAAAGGTGATTGAGCATTTTGTGGGTATTGAGCATGTTACGAATACCAATGCTATCACACTGAAGGAAGCTATTGATGATTTTTTAAGTAGACATGGATTAAGCATTTCAAGACTACGATGTCAAGGATATGACGGAGCAAGTAATATGAGAGGTGAGCTAAATGATTTGAAAACACTTATTTTGAATGAAAATAAATGTGCCTTTTATGTGCATTGTTTTGCTCATCAACTACAATTAGCTTTGGTAGCAGTGGCCAAGAATCACTAG